One Actinospica robiniae DSM 44927 genomic region harbors:
- a CDS encoding tyrosine-type recombinase/integrase has translation MSRSRRSNGKSSCYLGADGRWHGRVSVGLKSDGSPDRRHVSSKDKQTVLEKIERLETLRDAGKAVPPSRIPTVAEWMRTWLDTIAPRTAQPSTVNEIYRPKVERWIIPILGRHRLDRLLPDHLDEFYTTCAAAGLSTKSVLLLHQIVSRALKMALRREKVQRNVATLIDAPTHRDAEIEPLNEAEARALLDSARTMRNGARWSVALALGLRQNEALGMRWSCVDLGAGTVRVFQIKRSRYQHGCPNPAACGAGHHRRACKSPCTRHSRCPTPCARGCTLHAQFCPQRFGGDWAFKQPKSGKARTVVIPQPLIELLAETRRLQEQEKTAAGAGWIDWDLCFPDTDGNPQEPRDDWAHWKELCLKSGVREARLHDARHTAATLLLEQGVDIRVVQEILGHSTLAVTKKYTHVTHRLARDAADRMARALWPDATEGTTAPAIPTRLSTSARST, from the coding sequence ATGAGCAGATCAAGAAGAAGCAATGGTAAATCGTCCTGCTATCTCGGCGCAGACGGTCGCTGGCACGGCCGCGTGTCGGTCGGGCTCAAGTCAGACGGCTCACCTGACCGACGCCACGTCAGCAGCAAGGACAAACAGACCGTCCTCGAAAAAATCGAGCGCCTCGAAACACTGCGCGACGCCGGGAAAGCGGTACCTCCGAGTCGCATCCCCACGGTCGCCGAGTGGATGCGCACGTGGCTCGACACCATCGCGCCGCGCACCGCCCAGCCGAGCACCGTGAACGAGATCTACCGGCCCAAGGTGGAGCGGTGGATCATACCGATACTCGGTCGGCACCGGCTCGACCGACTCTTGCCCGACCACCTGGACGAGTTCTACACGACGTGTGCAGCCGCCGGTCTGTCGACCAAGAGCGTGCTGCTGTTGCACCAGATCGTTTCGCGCGCGCTCAAGATGGCGTTGCGACGGGAAAAGGTGCAACGCAACGTGGCCACACTCATCGACGCCCCGACCCATCGAGACGCGGAGATCGAGCCACTCAACGAAGCTGAGGCACGCGCCCTACTCGACTCAGCCCGCACCATGCGCAACGGTGCGCGATGGTCAGTCGCACTGGCCCTTGGGCTACGTCAGAACGAAGCGCTCGGCATGCGCTGGAGTTGTGTAGACCTCGGGGCCGGTACGGTGCGTGTCTTCCAGATCAAGCGCTCCCGCTATCAGCACGGATGCCCCAACCCGGCGGCCTGCGGCGCTGGCCACCACCGCCGGGCATGCAAGAGCCCATGCACGCGCCACAGCCGCTGCCCGACACCCTGCGCGAGGGGATGCACCCTGCACGCCCAGTTCTGCCCGCAGCGCTTTGGCGGCGACTGGGCATTCAAGCAGCCCAAGAGTGGGAAAGCCCGCACCGTCGTCATCCCGCAGCCACTCATTGAGCTTTTAGCCGAGACACGCAGACTGCAGGAACAGGAGAAGACCGCGGCCGGAGCCGGCTGGATTGACTGGGACCTGTGTTTCCCTGACACCGACGGCAATCCGCAGGAACCCCGGGATGACTGGGCGCACTGGAAAGAATTGTGCTTGAAGTCAGGAGTGCGCGAGGCCCGGTTGCACGACGCCCGCCATACGGCCGCCACCCTGCTGCTCGAGCAGGGCGTCGACATCCGCGTTGTGCAAGAGATCTTGGGCCACTCGACGCTGGCCGTCACGAAGAAGTACACGCACGTCACCCACCGCCTCGCGCGGGACGCGGCGGACCGGATGGCGCGAGCTTTGTGGCCCGATGCGACGGAAGGTACCACTGCGCCAGCGATCCCGACAAGACTTTCGACCAGCGCGAGATCCACCTGA
- a CDS encoding transposase: MLAEPKKLRYRLLHVAARITRSARRAHLHIAEHWPWAKQPATAFERLAALPRPRTC; the protein is encoded by the coding sequence GTGCTCGCCGAGCCCAAGAAGCTGCGCTACCGGCTGCTGCACGTCGCAGCACGCATCACCAGATCCGCAAGACGCGCACACCTGCACATTGCCGAGCACTGGCCCTGGGCGAAACAGCCGGCCACAGCCTTCGAACGCCTCGCCGCCCTGCCCAGGCCCCGCACCTGCTGA
- a CDS encoding DUF397 domain-containing protein, whose amino-acid sequence MCRQDQGWFKSSFSSDSPPTCVEVRFEGERVWVRNAAAPQGPVLVFERGEWEAFELGVFHGEFTMPLE is encoded by the coding sequence ATGTGTCGGCAGGACCAGGGATGGTTCAAGAGCAGTTTCAGCAGCGACAGCCCGCCGACCTGCGTGGAGGTGCGGTTCGAGGGCGAGCGGGTGTGGGTGCGTAACGCCGCGGCCCCGCAGGGTCCGGTGCTGGTGTTCGAGCGCGGGGAGTGGGAGGCGTTCGAGCTCGGCGTGTTCCACGGCGAGTTCACGATGCCGCTCGAATAG
- a CDS encoding IS3 family transposase: protein MRFAFISSAVEEQKESGIPRRYRYPIELMCRILAVSRSGYYAWSNRQACAHAQRDAELTAAIVAIDRAHEGRYGIDRIHAELAKQGHATSQRRVRRLARAAGLRCVHPAAKRTTTTTQDPANSRGLVDLVERDFFPDTPNEIWYGDVTYIWTMTGWCYLATVIDGFSRQVIGWAVAEHMREQLVLDALRMAIARRRPHRGQTVMHTDRGSVYTGRAFRDLCLDQGILPSVGKTGICFDNAAAESFNALYKKELIHLSVWVDCKAVRAASFEYIETYYNRTRIQRQLGYLSPAQYESIFDNKLSLAA from the coding sequence GTGAGGTTCGCCTTCATCTCCTCCGCCGTGGAGGAACAGAAGGAATCGGGCATACCGCGCCGATACCGCTACCCGATCGAGCTGATGTGCCGCATCCTGGCGGTCTCCCGATCCGGGTACTACGCCTGGTCCAATCGCCAGGCCTGCGCACACGCACAGCGCGACGCGGAACTGACCGCCGCTATCGTCGCGATCGACCGGGCGCACGAGGGCCGCTACGGGATCGACCGCATCCACGCGGAACTCGCCAAGCAGGGCCACGCCACCTCCCAGCGCCGCGTCCGGCGCCTGGCACGAGCCGCGGGCCTGCGCTGCGTCCACCCCGCCGCCAAGCGCACCACCACGACAACCCAGGACCCTGCGAACAGCCGCGGCCTCGTCGACCTGGTCGAACGCGACTTCTTCCCCGACACGCCGAACGAGATCTGGTACGGCGACGTGACCTACATATGGACCATGACCGGCTGGTGCTACCTCGCCACGGTGATCGACGGGTTCTCCCGCCAGGTGATCGGATGGGCCGTGGCCGAGCACATGCGCGAACAACTCGTCCTGGACGCGCTGCGCATGGCGATCGCCCGGCGCCGGCCGCATCGGGGCCAGACCGTGATGCACACCGACCGCGGCAGCGTCTACACCGGACGCGCATTCCGCGACCTGTGCCTCGACCAGGGCATCCTGCCCTCCGTCGGCAAGACCGGGATCTGCTTCGACAACGCCGCCGCCGAATCGTTCAACGCTCTGTATAAAAAAGAACTGATACATCTGTCGGTCTGGGTCGACTGCAAGGCGGTACGCGCCGCCAGCTTCGAGTACATCGAGACCTACTACAACCGCACTCGGATCCAGCGTCAGCTCGGATACCTGAGCCCAGCTCAGTACGAGTCAATATTTGACAATAAGCTTTCATTAGCTGCATAA
- a CDS encoding transposase, translating to MGAARKKYTAEYKAEAVDLVVNSGRPVAEIARDLGIHEATLGNWVNLAKKNGTVAEKPVTADERARLRELEDENRKLRMERDFLKKAAAWFASQNQ from the coding sequence GTGGGAGCAGCACGGAAGAAGTACACGGCCGAGTACAAGGCCGAGGCAGTGGACCTGGTCGTCAACTCGGGGCGCCCGGTCGCTGAGATCGCCCGCGACCTCGGCATCCACGAGGCGACCCTCGGCAACTGGGTCAACCTTGCCAAGAAGAACGGCACCGTCGCCGAGAAGCCCGTCACCGCCGACGAGCGCGCCCGCCTGCGGGAACTCGAAGACGAAAACCGCAAGCTGCGCATGGAAAGAGATTTCCTAAAAAAAGCAGCCGCGTGGTTTGCCAGCCAGAACCAGTGA
- a CDS encoding ATP-binding protein — MDEDGRLDPPRIELASVSSILSGTAGEVLQARDISGGVHFHGGGRAAMVPGQLPADVRGFVGREAVLARLAAAIEPGSAGPAQVLVLVGTAGVGKSALAVRFAHRVRSRFVGGQLFVNLCGYDAVRPLDPSAVLGRFLQALGAAPRQVPAGMEERAGLYRSLLADRRVLVVLDNAATVGQVRPLLPGGAGCLVVVTSRSRLSGLAARDGALRVPVGLLTESEAVELVAVTTGPYRSGDPPEALVELARLCARLPLALRIAGERAAARPMMPLETLIGQLREESSLWQVLSAEDETEADAVRTVFAWSYRALPPAAARAFRLLGLFPGPHVGIECAAALLGETAARAGGLLDVLAGAHLIEQSGPARYQFHDLLRTFAAEQARAGEAEEKRCDAVARAVRWYLHTAHAAGQKIEDLRAGVVDEIAPFPAAAKVTGRQDAAAWYQAEQANLAPIARAAREIGLDAEAWRLAVSLGPLHATAGSVDEWLEITQIGLEAAVQVDDRLGQAHVLLTRASALMLTGRPAQAGEALGAAREVFAEADDVPRMIDAENRLGLLHRSNRDLGPAGESFRSVLAQAVDAGLTVWQGVAQGNLADLAETGGWNEDAAARASDALALFEDAGADRALSISSLLVLARIERAAGRIAAARQFSDRAEAGLAETGANRWLEYAVNFEKASEELAAGRTELALEGYWRCCGLARSLGERQREARTLTAIGQALTRLGRGEEAIDFLRTAVAVGREHATAFDTAGALAGLAEACEDGTERASLRAEAVRLLERYEDPAAANLRAHLLSDG, encoded by the coding sequence ATGGACGAAGACGGTCGCCTCGATCCGCCGCGTATTGAACTGGCGTCGGTTTCCTCCATACTTTCGGGCACGGCCGGGGAGGTGTTGCAGGCCAGGGATATCAGCGGCGGGGTGCATTTCCACGGCGGTGGGCGTGCGGCCATGGTGCCGGGTCAGTTGCCGGCGGATGTGCGCGGGTTCGTCGGGCGCGAGGCGGTGCTGGCTCGACTCGCGGCGGCGATTGAGCCGGGTAGCGCCGGGCCGGCGCAGGTGTTGGTGCTGGTGGGCACGGCAGGGGTGGGAAAGAGCGCGTTGGCGGTGCGGTTCGCCCACCGGGTGCGCTCCCGCTTCGTGGGCGGGCAGTTGTTCGTCAACCTCTGCGGCTACGACGCGGTGCGCCCCCTCGATCCGTCCGCGGTGCTCGGGCGGTTCTTGCAGGCGCTCGGCGCCGCGCCGCGCCAGGTTCCGGCGGGCATGGAGGAGCGGGCCGGGTTGTACCGCTCTTTACTCGCGGATCGACGCGTGCTGGTGGTGCTGGATAACGCGGCCACGGTCGGCCAGGTGCGTCCGCTACTTCCGGGTGGGGCTGGGTGCCTGGTCGTGGTGACCAGCCGCAGCCGTCTGTCCGGCCTGGCTGCGCGGGACGGGGCGTTGCGGGTGCCGGTGGGGCTGCTGACCGAGTCGGAGGCGGTGGAGTTGGTGGCGGTGACAACCGGGCCGTACCGCAGCGGGGATCCGCCGGAGGCGCTGGTGGAGCTCGCTCGGCTGTGCGCTCGGCTTCCGCTCGCGTTGCGGATCGCGGGCGAGCGTGCTGCGGCCAGGCCGATGATGCCGCTGGAGACGCTCATCGGGCAGCTGCGCGAGGAGTCCTCGCTCTGGCAGGTGCTTTCGGCGGAGGATGAGACGGAGGCTGACGCGGTGCGCACGGTGTTCGCCTGGTCCTATCGCGCTCTGCCGCCCGCGGCGGCCCGCGCGTTTCGTCTGCTGGGGCTGTTTCCCGGCCCGCATGTCGGGATCGAGTGCGCGGCGGCGCTTCTCGGTGAGACCGCCGCGCGGGCGGGCGGGCTTCTCGATGTGCTGGCAGGTGCGCATCTGATCGAGCAAAGCGGCCCGGCCCGCTACCAGTTTCATGATCTGCTGCGGACATTCGCCGCCGAACAGGCGCGTGCGGGCGAGGCGGAGGAAAAGCGATGTGACGCGGTCGCCCGGGCCGTGCGGTGGTATCTGCACACGGCGCACGCTGCCGGTCAAAAGATCGAGGACCTGCGGGCGGGCGTGGTGGATGAGATTGCCCCGTTCCCGGCCGCCGCGAAGGTGACCGGTCGGCAAGATGCCGCGGCTTGGTACCAGGCTGAGCAAGCGAATCTCGCCCCGATCGCGCGGGCAGCGCGCGAGATCGGCCTTGACGCGGAGGCGTGGCGGCTGGCGGTGAGCCTCGGCCCGCTGCACGCCACGGCGGGAAGCGTCGACGAGTGGCTGGAGATCACGCAGATCGGCCTGGAAGCGGCCGTGCAGGTTGACGACCGGCTCGGCCAGGCGCACGTGCTGTTGACGCGGGCGAGCGCGCTTATGCTCACCGGCAGGCCCGCGCAGGCCGGTGAGGCGCTCGGTGCCGCGCGCGAGGTCTTTGCCGAAGCCGACGACGTGCCGCGGATGATCGACGCGGAGAACCGGCTGGGCCTGCTGCACCGTTCCAATCGAGACCTCGGACCGGCCGGGGAGAGTTTCCGGAGTGTGCTGGCGCAGGCCGTCGATGCCGGTCTGACCGTGTGGCAGGGCGTTGCTCAGGGCAATCTCGCCGACCTTGCGGAGACGGGCGGGTGGAACGAGGATGCAGCTGCGCGTGCGTCGGACGCATTGGCGCTGTTCGAGGACGCGGGCGCGGACCGGGCCTTGAGTATCAGTTCCCTGCTCGTTCTCGCACGCATCGAGCGCGCGGCCGGGCGCATCGCAGCGGCGAGGCAGTTTTCCGATCGCGCAGAAGCTGGACTCGCCGAGACGGGCGCGAATCGCTGGCTCGAATACGCCGTCAATTTCGAGAAGGCGAGCGAGGAACTGGCTGCGGGCCGAACCGAGCTTGCACTCGAAGGCTACTGGCGGTGTTGCGGGTTGGCCCGCTCGCTCGGCGAGCGTCAGCGCGAGGCGCGGACCCTTACCGCGATCGGCCAGGCCCTTACACGCCTCGGCCGCGGCGAGGAGGCTATCGACTTTCTGCGCACCGCGGTCGCGGTCGGCCGCGAGCACGCCACGGCGTTCGATACCGCCGGCGCGCTCGCCGGCCTCGCCGAGGCGTGCGAGGACGGAACGGAGCGCGCTTCCTTGCGGGCCGAGGCGGTGAGACTGCTGGAGCGCTACGAGGACCCGGCCGCCGCGAACCTGCGTGCCCACCTACTCTCCGATGGCTGA
- a CDS encoding NUDIX domain-containing protein, translated as MARRIDYFDDPTAPAVNSMVPSVNVVVSDDSGRILLIRRTDNGNWAVPGGAIDLGESMIDAAVRETCEESGIDCEITGLIGIFTDPRHVIHYTSNDEVRQEFSIVLVGRAVGGEPTASSESSEVCWVEVARLPKLQMDRSMRLRLVQYERYLASGHQHLG; from the coding sequence ATGGCGAGGAGGATCGACTACTTCGACGACCCGACCGCCCCTGCGGTCAACAGCATGGTTCCGTCCGTCAACGTCGTCGTCTCCGACGATTCCGGCCGAATCCTACTGATCCGCCGCACCGATAACGGGAACTGGGCCGTCCCTGGCGGCGCAATCGACCTCGGCGAATCCATGATCGACGCTGCTGTACGCGAGACATGTGAAGAGAGCGGCATCGATTGCGAGATCACGGGACTTATCGGCATCTTCACCGACCCACGACACGTGATTCACTACACAAGCAACGACGAGGTCCGACAAGAATTCTCCATCGTGCTGGTCGGTCGCGCCGTCGGTGGCGAGCCCACCGCGAGCAGCGAGTCGAGCGAAGTGTGCTGGGTTGAGGTGGCACGACTGCCCAAGCTGCAGATGGACCGATCCATGCGCCTGCGCCTCGTCCAGTACGAGCGTTATCTTGCTTCTGGCCATCAGCACCTCGGTTAG
- a CDS encoding winged helix-turn-helix domain-containing protein, which produces MRLAAIELMDAGCGDTEIARRLRVTRKSVFEWRRAYRGGGREAMASIGAAGRQPYLTTEQIAQLTAVLDEGPAAHGYDDDQRWTLARIRDLIAELFGVRYKHLSTVPRLLHRAGYSWQAPTRRAAERDEQAIAAWREQTWPEIKGRPRS; this is translated from the coding sequence GTGCGCCTTGCCGCGATCGAGCTCATGGACGCCGGGTGCGGGGACACCGAGATCGCGAGACGGCTGCGGGTGACCCGCAAGAGCGTGTTCGAGTGGCGACGGGCCTATCGAGGCGGCGGCCGTGAGGCGATGGCCTCGATCGGAGCCGCAGGCCGGCAGCCGTATCTCACGACAGAGCAGATCGCGCAGCTGACCGCGGTGCTCGATGAAGGGCCCGCGGCACACGGGTACGACGACGACCAGCGCTGGACGCTAGCGCGGATCAGAGACCTGATCGCTGAGCTCTTCGGTGTGCGCTACAAACACCTGAGCACGGTCCCGCGGCTGCTGCACCGGGCCGGGTACTCCTGGCAGGCACCGACCCGGCGCGCCGCCGAGCGCGACGAGCAGGCGATCGCCGCGTGGCGTGAGCAGACCTGGCCTGAGATAAAAGGACGGCCTCGGAGCTGA